One part of the Drosophila teissieri strain GT53w chromosome 3R, Prin_Dtei_1.1, whole genome shotgun sequence genome encodes these proteins:
- the LOC122621556 gene encoding uncharacterized protein LOC122621556, translating to MKGSKVYCEMKFSRFGWVSAFVLIRLAIEVVVGDPSSFYMEFSSSPKKAVAVIKQTHVFGESNYMKTKIIIHEDRSHFDLYVQLIHELGSNHLIMNIKVRVKPEGSKVFVQLFEMRRVNFCEFLNEYNSNPMMQMMFKKNLNWQDIIVCPVRVGNYSLLNSGIAENIQPDGVQNGTYRFFAEIVEEIGEIAKVFALQVTSAVYIVDKELDCKFRGKALECLSNDA from the exons ATGAAGGGATCCAAAGTTTATTGCGAAATGAAATTCAGTCGATTCGGTTGGGTTTCGGCTTTCGTTCTGATTCGACTGGCCATCGAAGTGGTGGTCGGGGATCCGAGTTCTTTCTACATGGAATTCAGCTCCAGTCCAAAG AAAGCAGTGGCAGTTATTAAGCAAACACATGTTTTCGGGGAGTCGAACTACATGAAGACCAAAATAATTATCCACGAAGATCGTTCCCACTTCGATCTCTATGTGCAGTTGATCCATGAGTTGGGCAGTAACCACCTCATCATGAACATAAAGGTGCGCGTAAAACCGGAAGGAAGTAAGGTATTTGTGCAACTTTTCGAAATGCGGCGGGTGAACTTTTGCGAATTTCTCAACGAATACAACTCGAATCCGATGATGCAAATGATGTTCAAAAAGAACCTCAACTGGCAGGACATTATTGTGTGTCCAGTTCGAGTCGGAAATTACTCGCTCCTAAACTCCGGCATAGCCGAAAATATCCAACCAGATGGGGTGCAGAATGGCACCTACAGGTTCTTCGCCGAAATAGTCGAGGAGATCGGAGAGATTGCGAAGGTATTTGCCCTTCAGGTCACTTCGGCGGTTTATATCGTAGACAAGGAACTGGACTGCAAGTTTCGAGGCAAAGCTTTAGAATGTTTGAGCAATGATGCCTAA
- the LOC122621974 gene encoding uncharacterized protein LOC122621974: MNFVRLSLLFPLFYIANGNATTHKSLWDDDVEDEVQPPILRIHHINIFGDSRYMKALTYIDETRTKFTICVSLREEMGSNFLTFNIKIRVRATGRTNFATLLQMRDLDLCGFFAEFSKNPMMKYFLQTDMQLSDIIACPVRVGNYSLKNVSVKDIYPQVLQTGIYKFFVEVIEATAEKVFALQVTTDVRVPSAAE; this comes from the exons ATGAACTTCGTGCGGCTGTCGTTACTCTTTCCGCTATTTTATATAGCAAATGGCAATGCAACTACTCACAAATCCTTGTGGGATGACGACGTCGAGGATGAAGTGCAG CCACCGATACTTCGCATCCATCACATCAACATATTTGGGGACTCTCGCTATATGAAGGCTTTAACATACATCGACGAAACGCGCACCAAGTTTACGATATGTGTATCGCTGCGCGAGGAAATGGGCAGCAACTTCCTGACCTTCAACATCAAGATTCGAGTGCGGGCGACGGGCAGAACGAATTTCGCAACTCTGCTGCAAATGCGCGATCTGGATCTGTGTGGCTTCTTTGCGGAGTTCAGCAAGAATCCCATGATGAAGTACTTCCTGCAAACGGACATGCAACTGAGCGACATTATTGCCTGTCCAGTGCGCGTGGGCAACTACTCGCTGAAGAATGTGAGTGTGAAGGACATCTATCCGCAGGTCCTGCAGACTGGCATCTACAAGTTCTTCGTGGAGGTGATTGAGGCGACGGCGGAGAAAGTCTTTGCCCTGCAGGTGACCACCGATGTCCGAGTGCCAAGTGCCGCCGAATAA
- the LOC122621840 gene encoding uncharacterized protein LOC122621840: MRLEANSIGVWSYVVIVSLLCDSNALLKFKNIKCTCYEKSFCELKRCELKVLGRGIIGLYLHAQTHQLPIKSTTCILSLYRKFNGYRPFLYNITVDVCSFLKNRKRYPFFDLVYDGIRNFTNVNHSCPFNHDIIVHRMVLNDNMIVRVPVPSGFYKLMFVLKTDGIWRGEVEVHVEVNLGYDR, encoded by the exons ATGAGGCTGGAAGCCAATTCGATCGGAGTGTGGTCATATGTGGTCATCGTTTCACTACTCTGCGACTCAAACGCATTACTTAAGTTTAAGAACATCAAGTGTACGTGCTACGAGAAGTCCTTTTGCGAACTAAAGCGTTGTGAACTGAAGGTCCTGGGCCGCGGCATCATTGGTCTTTATCTGCATGCCCAAACCCATCAGCTGCCCATTAAATCTACGACG tgcattCTATCCTTATACCGAAAGTTCAATGGATACAGGCCGTTTCTCTACAATATTACCGTTGACGTTTGCAGTTTTCTCAAAAATCGAAAACGCTATCCATTTTTTGATTTAGTATACGACGGCATAAGAAACTTTACCAACGTCAATCACTCCTGCCCATTCAAT CATGACATAATTGTGCACCGAATGGTACTAAATGACAATATGATCGTTAGAGTGCCCGTGCCGAGTGGTTTTTACAAACTAATGTTTGTCCTAAAAACAGATGGCATTTGGCGGGGCGAGGTTGAAGTTCACGTAGAGGTTAACCTGGGATATGATCGTTAA